The following DNA comes from Chelmon rostratus isolate fCheRos1 chromosome 3, fCheRos1.pri, whole genome shotgun sequence.
CCTCTATTCCATGAGCATTATGCTCAGGGTGTTCACTGCATGCCTAACCTCTTTACCTGTGGCTCACAGGTGAGGTGGTGTTAcctgtgctgcagcttcttgtgtgtgcgcttgtgtttttggatgtGATTAGGAATAGAAAACTGAGGCTTAGTTCTAGGTTAAATTTACATTGGGATTAGCTGTGGGTAATGATTAAGATTTAGATTGAAGTTAGGGGACaaatacatacagcacatgGTCCTTGCAGGTATCGCTAAAAATAGATGGGCCAAAGCGCAAGTCAGCATcgtgtaaatcattaaatttttgagtgaagacttgagttaaggttggcttagggttaggcaagtagtggttagTCTATGTTATGTTCccaaaagtgacagaaacaggactcgttctctctctctctctctctccctctgtgtgtgtgtgtggttgtgtgtgtgtgtagtctgcTTCCTacaatcaaacagcagacaatgagacagacagactaactAAACTAAATTAGCAGCTGCTAAATCAACATGTGATGGTGTGACACTGTGGCTGACACCTACactgcaaataaaatgtgtctcACAAGCCATGAAGTCTCTCAGACCACCAACAGTATAAAAACAGGAATGAAAAACAGTACTTGTTGAGGCTAAATACATACTTCTTATTGAATGATTGACAGGCCACTCCAGCAATTTAGCACGTCCAGGCGCTAagaataagaaagaaaagacataatgaagcagcagaagctgaAACTTTTAGTCCccagaaaagaaacagtgaatcctacatttcccatactGCAACTCCATAGCTTCTTTAGTTAGGCCCACATCTGTCCACACCCGGCCTGTAATGCGAGCTTTCTGTGAAAATGTATAGTCTCCAAACTAACTGTGACATAACTCTGCTGACGTCACCGTGACATCAGCGAGGTTCATTTCTCAGCCTTGACAAAGCTGCTCCAGGGACACAAGACATTCCACAACTTCTTTAAAACAGGCTGAGTAGCACTTGCCTCAGTGAGCAAACTTATCTTCATGTGTAGAATCAGATAAGTATTATTCAGTATGAGTATTTTTCTCTTCAACAACCTGGTTTAATTCTAGGCTGGACTGAGACACCGACTCATTCATTAATCCAGCCCTATCCTCTCTGTGGCAATCAGCTCTATTTGTTCCTATGgaagaaataaatcagaaacGTGGAATCAGATTAGTCATTTTCCCAAAACAGGgggaaatagtgcatttgttagggactattttcagtgacAGATTAATCCACATGTGGTGCTCCAGTGAGTCTatgtggcagcaggacagtgtatgtgggactgagtcaaaataaactacactgtgtgtgtgtttcatgatgaAGGAGCAAGTCAGCCAGTGAAGCTGtcagcagtgtggctcactgatgtgtttttaatagtttttggacaacaatggagctctttGGTACAGAGGAATAACATATATCAggctctgaacacacacacagtgcttatTAAtaggatcagttcattgttggttttggtctgatGTCTGTAAGAAAAATACCAGCATACTTTTTCTTTAATGGTATAATAATGTTCTCAGTGTAGAACAACAAGAAGAGGAACGTGGACCTCTTCCAATTTTCTGGATTTGTTGACATATTTAACATGTTAATGATGACCTTGTGGTCCAGAGACGCAGTCGAAATGTTCCGACCAAGCCTGAATTTCCTGATCTTGCGAAACTACTCACTTGTTTTGATTCAGTGTGttagtgtgggtgtgtgtaggtGCAGGAGGCACACACTCATTCAGACGGATTCACACGCTACCTGCACACTGACAGGAGAACaatgtgtcagtgctgctgcaggcgCTGCGGGGGCGCCGTTCACTCCTACAACCGAAGCAGGTCAGAAGCCGGATTCAGTTCAGGTCTAGGATTCTTTAAGGACTGGGATTAGGTTAAGTGTTAAAGGGAGTTTCATCATAAAACACTAATCACAGGACTGGTAATACAATCACCACCTCTCTGTAGCGTCTCTGGTAGATGCTGTTTAGCCCAGATTATGTTAAGTAACCATGCACTCATGTGGTGTACATGCAGATTGAGAGTGCTGACTGCAAGTGTATTCCACATTATCTGTAGACTTGTTTCTAAcaatcaagattcaagattcaagatttctttattgtcattgagcatgacatgtcaatgaaatttcaacccccatgttagaaacaagataataagaaagataagaaagattataaaataaaattaagatactagaataaaataaatcaacatgcaataaagatattcgtaaatgcaataaaaatataccagaaatgaaaatatactaagataataaaaatatggtaaacattaaacaataaaaaataaaatatactaatgaaatgtaccaatatacgaaaatgtaattaagttaagtgtgtgtgtacttaaatgttaagtacacagaaggtgcaggtggaggtggaggtgtaggtgttaaagtgcggtgtgcagtggttcatagttctcacagtctctcattccagtgaggggctgctgggggtgatagtTATTGAAAATTGTGTCATGCACCAGGTTTGACATAGATCCATAGCTTTCAAAacgaaaacataaaaataagcaGATTGCAAAAGTGATCGGATATCAAGAATATATTATGTCTGTCAGCCTGGTTTTATATATCCTGAATTACATATTTCTTTCTAATGGCAGCACTATCTGTCGTGCAGCTTAACGCTGGGTGGCTATGGCGCTGGCTGCTGCCTTTCTGTCTGAAGACCAGTTCACCTGCTCCATCTGTCTGGAGGTGTTCAACAACCCAGTCTCAACACCATGTGGCCACAGCTTCTGTCAGGCCTGCATCTCCTCCTACTGggatggaagaagaggaggaggaggaggaggaggaggagggggtgtcaAGATCTACCAGTGTCCCCTCTGTAAGGAGTCCTTCCGCAAGCGACCAGAGCTCCATATCAACCGCACTCTGAAGGAAATCACGGAACAGTTCAAGTGGATGGCCAGCGCTGGAATTCCAATGGatggcagaggtggaggaggagtggaggagcCCAACTCGCATCCTCAGCATCATCACTCCACCCTGTCTCTGCCCCACAGGCCGGGTGAGATGCCTGAGAGCGTCTTCGCTGAGATGATGACTCGTTTTCAGCGGCTGCCGACTCCCGGGGTGCCTCACCCCACCCTCCCCCATCCCAGTGATCTTCCCCCACAAAGCCCCAGTCCAGTCAATGCTCAGCTGTCCTTCCAGGCTCAGAGCACTGAGCACAATGACCTGCCTCCACCCTACTCACCTCCCCGCAGGTACCACCCTACACTGCTCAGACTACACTGAAAAGGGTTTGATTCAAACTCATCTGTAGCACAAAAAAGGATATTAGTAAAAATCTACGAAAtgagagtgaatgaatgaagcatGATAATTCCATAAATTAGCCGTACATTGTGAATGTGAGGAGTAAATTTCATGACCATCAGCACATCAGAAAAATTACACAATCCAGGCATAAAGTTGATAATGATACTACCTCGATGTACTAGCACCAGAGATGGAAACTTTCAAATCCTACACATCAGGTCTTTAAAGGTCATCCAAAATATTTCAGAGCAACTTTAATTTTAGTTCCATTcattttactgtactgtataattAGATGGTTCGAGGCCACCACATATACTCAGAGGCTGAACTGTAAATTTCACACTGATGTCATATGCTTTAATTCTTTcctgtattgttgttgttataacCTTAACAGTGCTACAACTAGTCATTTTAATGATAAACCAATTATTTTTGTGATTAGTCTAATTGTTGAGTCTTTAAAATGCCCATCCCAGCTGACATcctcagatgtcttgttttgtctacAGGTAGTAAACGTGCGCTGTACCTGAAGGGGATTAACCAATAACGATGCCTGTGAGATTGCATCgtgcaaatgaaatattttgacatGAACAATACAAGTAATGTGAGAGGGGTCATCCACAGTGACAAAACCAATTATCACCCCGCTCTGCATTTAGCCAAAAGAGCTTGTTCGTatccttcagctcattgttttggcttaGGCCTGTTACTTTTGGACCAAAGAAGACCTGGATGGAGAATGAATAGTGGGCTATTAGAATTTGTCACTTGATAAGAAACACGACTTCAAACCATTACtagtgttgctctgtgtttgatttgttaaaaagcaactgttttttttactaacTATTTCATTAActcatcatttcatttaaatgtgtgtgagtgtgtgagatgtTTAGTTTGTTGTGGAGTTCTCATTAATGCAAGGAATGGTTAGGATGTTGCTGCTTTAATTACCATATCCCATAAAAAAGACACACGTTGTATGGATTATGGACCTCTTGTTCCAGTGAAAACAGCTAAGAATAATCACACAGAGCTTGCGTGTactgaatgttttcatgtaCTGAATGTATCGGGTGAAATTGGCATGACTTTCACTTTCGACAGGTACACCCTGAGTGGTCCCAGTGACTCTTCCCTCAGTCTGCCTCTGTGTCCCGTCCACCTGAGAGGTCTGGAGTTCTTCTGTCGCACTGACAACACCTGCATCTGCAGCGTCTGTGTGGAGGCAGCAGACCACCGAGGACACAACGTCATCCCTGCCAAGAGAGAGTGGCACATCAAAAAGGTATTTGTCTGTCAGTTCAGCATGGCTGTCCAACTGGGGACAAACATGGTGCGTCCATGGTAACCGCGTTGTCAGAACACAGATTTGTAGATTATAGCAAAGACTAAGATGTTTGTGACTTCGGGAGCACCACTGTGGTAGACTGCAAAACCATGACTTTGACTCAGGGACAGTGGAAATGAGCTGACACACAGGCTGCACCAATCTCCATGATCAGCTTGTTTCATTTATCTactaataaaaaacagaataataaattGAAAGATGCTATAACTACATGGATATCCTGCACATAAGTGATTTAGTGTAAGGTGAGGCTACGACATGTTATATATGGACTATGTGCAGCAATGCAAAGAGCAATACTGGGGATCGTGCTCGtacactgcaaaacatttaTTCCAAAATTCAACAGGTTGGAACAATACATTCAACACTGTAAAATTCTGAAGAAGCAACACCAAAATCTTGACAAATGTTTGTTCTGAAACAAGAAAATGGTTGCTGATCGTCTTTTGCTCTTGTTTTGCAGCTtgtatatcacacacacacggactaTGTGCACCTGGCACAGAATATATGACAGACTCCAGGGTTAAGATGAGGCTTGTAGTTGTCATTAGCTATAGACAGTTAGGTTAATCCTAACACAATGTGTTTTCTACCTTCTCCAGTCCCAGTTAGGTATTTCAGAGGTGGAGCTGAAGGATCTCAtctgtgagaaagagaagaaagtggAGGAAATACACAACTCCCTGCGAGAGATACAGGTGAGCTTCCAGTCTGCAGCGAGGTGGATCATTTCTCAGGTCCAGTCCTGGTTTAAGACTGCAGATGCGTTTGAGAATCTCACAAACAACAATTTTCACCgggattttcttttcttttttttttttttaacaaactgaAATTGGAATTTCTTATTGTTTTGGAGATGCTGCTCATAGTTCTAACAATGCCACCAGTCTGTGAGCATCTTTTTGTGTGCACAGCATGTTCACAGCCTTTATGAGCTCATAGACTGGTGCCACCACATCATCAAGATGGAAGGCATTTATAATCCCACAGGATATTTCTCTaagaacatttttcattttctcatacAGGGAGTTTAATTGAAAATGAGTTCTTTCAGGGGGATCAACTGTTAATATTAACACAGTGCATTGTGGCAGAGGTGGTGCTAGCTTAGATTTAACACTCTTTTTAAGTGGTTCGTCTCCATCACTGTCACTAAATGTCCTCCAACCTGCCATGAGTTTCTAACAGTGCCTGTAAACACCTCacagtgtttgcttttcatctttcattcaggctgctgctgaaagagagacagatggagctgtttctgtgttttccaagCTGATCTCCAGTGTGGAGCGCTGCCAAGCTGAAGTCTTGGAGGTAAataacactgacacagaaagtATAGAGAGAATTTCAGAACAAAAACTCTGTTCTTGtagcacactgaaatatctATTTCAGATTTCTTGCTTATTTTATACTACCATTTACCCAGTTAAATTAATTCACTTTATAAATGTTGATTCATctaaaatttaaataattagGACATTATTGAGATATTACTCACCTGAATGCCTATTTTCTGTGACTAAAGTGAATTTATTATACTAACCCTTCAGGAGGAAAGCGCTAAAGTGAGTTTGTGTTCCGAGTCCTAACAAATATCTGATGTAAAACACTCAAATGTCCCACTTTTCAACGATTACTAGCAAACTGTCCCTGTCCTCTCATTTTTCCTGTTACCTCCAGGTGATTGAGATGACTCTGCGGGCTGCCGAGCA
Coding sequences within:
- the btr01 gene encoding E3 ubiquitin-protein ligase TRIM7: MALAAAFLSEDQFTCSICLEVFNNPVSTPCGHSFCQACISSYWDGRRGGGGGGGGGGVKIYQCPLCKESFRKRPELHINRTLKEITEQFKWMASAGIPMDGRGGGGVEEPNSHPQHHHSTLSLPHRPGEMPESVFAEMMTRFQRLPTPGVPHPTLPHPSDLPPQSPSPVNAQLSFQAQSTEHNDLPPPYSPPRRYTLSGPSDSSLSLPLCPVHLRGLEFFCRTDNTCICSVCVEAADHRGHNVIPAKREWHIKKSQLGISEVELKDLICEKEKKVEEIHNSLREIQAAAERETDGAVSVFSKLISSVERCQAEVLEVIEMTLRAAEHKAQRLLKEMEEEIAELKKRRTALNQLTLSEDYIHFFKTFPSLSTPPQTKDWSSASVVSELTSGVILRTVNHLMENFQEEMRKLPEVCQRSSLDQPVTRPNPKIRRVQEYAADITLDPTTAHPRLIVSPDGRKVHCGDRHQLLPDNPQRFDRVVCVLAHQGFSSGRHYWEVEVGEKTDWDLGVASWSVNRKGKITVSPAHGYWFLSLRDRTDYAFRTEPSTSLTVNCRPTRIGIYVDCDKGLVSFYNVEARVLIYTFTDTFPDTIHPFFSPCTNKSGRNEAPLIICPVAMT